The genome window GTTTTCGAAAAACGGCGGCAACCAGCGATTGGCATATTTCGCGGTGAAAATCCACTCGCGATCCCAATGGTTGTGCGAAATAATATGCGCGGTTACTTTTTTCGAAGCAAAATTATCCGGGACGGTATTCGGCATGATTAACATCCTTTCCGTTTATTTGAATGGCTCGTCCGTAAAAAAAAGCTGTTTTAACAGAACGATGGCTATGATTGTGCACAGATATTGCATTTTAACGAGGGTCCTTTTTCAATATAAAAATTAAAAGGGGTCATGCAAGGTTTTTTGGTCAAAAAAAAAGGCGCCCAAATGAGCGCCTTTCTGATAACCAAACCTGATAAAAAAATTTACGGCAGTGCGACGGTGAATGGCACAGCCAATTTATCCCAGGTGATGTGCATTTCTGTAGCGGTGATGGTTTTGTCTGTCAACGTCAAATTGTTGGCGGCAATCGTGAACCATTCGGTAGCGGTTTCGGTTTTTACCGGCGTTGCGGTGATGCGCAGTGCATCGTTTGCGGCGTCATAACCTTCTGTGCCACGGTGGTCTGCTTTTTTATTGAAAATGATTGTCCACTCGTTTTCACCGGGAATGGTGAACAAACCGTAGCTGCCGGCGGGCAATTTTTGTCCATTGACGGTTACGTCCGAGCTGGTTGTGAAAACCGTATTTTCGTTTGCGCCGGTGCGCCAGAGTTCGTTCAACGGAACCAGTTCGCCCCAAATGGTGCGGCCTTTTACACCCGGACGGCTGTAAACAACCTCAATTTTGGTGTCGACGCCAATGGTTTGGGCAACGGTGCTTTTGAGGCTTTTGCGGATATCTTTGCCGGGCTCGGCAGTTACCACGGTAAACGGCACTTTCACTTTTTCCCAGTGAATGGCGGCGGTGGCTTTGGTGCTGTCCAGCGATTCAAAACCGAAGCTCAGCCATTCTGCGTGCGGTGCGCCTTGCGGTGTTGCGGTGATGCGCAGTGCGTCCATTTTTTCGTCGTATTCGTATGCGCCCCACTGTTTTGCGGTTTTGTTGAAAATGATTGTCCAGCTATCTTTTCCCGGAATGGTGAACAGCGAATACTCGCCGGCAGCCAGTTTTTCGCCGTTGATGAGCACATCCGTGCTCGCTGAAAAACGGGTGGCTTCGTTGGCACCGGTGCGCCAAACTTTGTCCATCGGCACCAGTTCGCCCCAAACCGTGCGGCCTTTTACCGCCGGACGGCCGTAATCGACTGTAACAACCGTGGTTTTACCAATCGTTTGCGAAACACTCGCAGCCGGACTCACCCGCGGTTTGGGCGGTTCATCCTGCGCAAATCCGGTTGCGCCAAACACCAGCATTCCAGCTACCAACATCTTAAAAAATTTATTCATACATAGACCTCCAAAGTTTATGTGATAAGGGTTATTTAATGCAATATTTTGGAATGAAATAATAACACATCTATGGCGCGGATGATATCG of Calditrichia bacterium contains these proteins:
- a CDS encoding DUF2911 domain-containing protein, encoding MHWEKVKVPFTVVTAEPGKDIRKSLKSTVAQTIGVDTKIEVVYSRPGVKGRTIWGELVPLNELWRTGANENTVFTTSSDVTVNGQKLPAGSYGLFTIPGENEWTIIFNKKADHRGTEGYDAANDALRITATPVKTETATEWFTIAANNLTLTDKTITATEMHITWDKLAVPFTVALP